One Alligator mississippiensis isolate rAllMis1 chromosome 12, rAllMis1, whole genome shotgun sequence DNA window includes the following coding sequences:
- the PRRC2B gene encoding protein PRRC2B isoform X2: protein MSDRLGQITKGKDGKSKYSTLSLFDKYKGKSIEAIRTTVIPRHGLQSLGKVAAARRMPPPANLPSLKSENKGNDPNVIIVPKDGTGWANKQDQPDQKSSSATAAQPQESLPQQGLQKSVSNLQKPTQSISQESTISAPGGPKSWAQLNGKPAGHEGGSRASSRLLSFSPEEFPTLKAAGEQDKVGKEKGALDLSYGPGPSLRPQNVTSWREGGGRNITSATSLTASPAEPGSKTSSTGDGAPSSASASDPKEPSLRPAQPVRKGASQFMGNVYQPPTYHDMLPAFMCPQQPPETPASLDRGSFPLPQLRLEPRVPFRQYQMNDQDGKENRLGMSRPTRPLRQQAERAPRPTIINAENLKGLDDLDNDADDGWAGIHDEVDYSEKLKFSEDEEEEENLKDGRQKWNSWDPRRQRQLSLSSADSADVKHPLEEGKNWADSVGLSRGVRKVQDPPQPPRKLNGWTSTSEYQKPPVGSVLRQQSLEEKEEKVPLRQKFIHSEISEAVERARRRREEEERRAREERLAACAAKLKQLDQKCKLAQKTGEAQKHVENEELKTPTTEKATVQENSHAFRRATPEFHAQEASAGYLEEETATTTAAAQSSSEEELQEATSPAQEFNKYQKSLPPRFQRQQQQQQQEHLYKMQHWQQQQVYPPPSHSHPQRTFYPPHPQMLGFDPRWMMMPSYMDPRMAQGRTPVDFYPSALHPSGIMKPMIQQDSIGGSICRSEEQNCQTSMQQERKAPSLDPAPVWGQESYASLQSKGYALSHQKQVESVAVEGLHARSDSSYSASSGRSEAVSTQRDLFEERGEEYLNTFEKKAQADFDSCLSSQRLGQDLLFQHQEKVQDACVSGSRHASLRCSPLESDFVQADKKPEYNGWDISHQQKPSEAAAEADEEASRDEHSFSADPWKKEMTTSKPPVEETTEWAPENRNSSTQHQEQMGRTRRSGPIKKPVLKALKVEEKEKELEKSKLEGEGASCPAKEKAPVHKVENESEEPAALLNSTHYLLDDKGSSPTGITRDTEKTQEEEEEDEEEEKPERAWENKLSRESNDLPPTKRNNWIFIDEEQAFGGRGQGRGRGRGFREFSFRGRGTVVGSRGVYSNPRSSRGRGLREFNQQEDFPRGKPRRRIASETHSEGSEYEELPKRRRQRGSENSNEGSALEREENDVKKGDFKESWRSNKIYSDDHNSLDPKMRAPRAFGRSLPPRLSNSGYGRRGFASKEPCQWQGRSGGTVWQDYNHSAPSDTFGARRQPDRDYLQDSYKHSDSFPGRGFEETPIEDKRHFFQEDYSADPENIENRPFRRRRPPRQDKPPRFRRLRQERESVGQWSPEEGGTNLLPSQWPGRPKLAAAEKNGISGQRSPELSYQNSSDHANEEWETASESSDFSERRERREGVAESEVQLDGGLAGSTLGEKRELAKRSFSSQRPLVDRQSRKAESTGFGEQSMRASGGAASCYESKRSPEEGGSLGNASSGSSHSVYSLERASHTNSDSAEGPGKKVEKEPKSTAQRASDKGEAMSQFELNYGNAIIDNRVSSTAEENEVGSVAGEGFIEVLTKKQRRLLEEERRKKEQAAQAPAKGRVLQSRIPPRFAKKQSSMCLEQGDVAVSGNSLGTEIWESNSPALSVQSPGSDSWSKPVNGFNGTETSPTEGFKGSQGDSGIDLSAESRESSATSSQRSSPYGTLKPEEMNGAGLVDPKPDCQKEQVQKQSDKKDSDQGSGQNKEHKPGPIGNERSLKNRKGSEGTERLEGNIPPVNGVEIHVDSVLPVPSIEFGVNPKDSDFSLPPGSSSGTATNPVAKLHDALASNAGLTQSIPILRRDHHLPRCIGLNPMSFPTADLTLKMESARKAWENSPSLPEQSSPGGAGSGIQPPSSVGASSGVSYSSFGGVSMPPMPVASVAPSASIPGNHIPPLYLDGHVFASQPRLVPQTIPQQQSYQQAAAAQQIPISLHTSLQAQAQLGLRGGLPVSQSQEIYSSIQPFRSQVYMHPSLSQPNTMVLTGGTALKPPYSAFPGMQPLEMVKTQSGSPYQPMNGSQTLVYEGQINQAAGMGASQMMDSQLTQLTMPMPGSQLPLPRYGSGQQPLILPQSIQLPQGQNLPVGAPRRILPPGSQPSVLATSRESSQMEMKGFHFTDGKQNMSSGGSVPSPHTYRPSSASPSGKPSGPAVSMGSMQGHYVQQAKQRVDENKTNLGAVKLQEASSTNQMKPVRTGAIKPQAVKVEESKA from the exons ATGTCCGATCGTTTGGGGCAAATAACCAAGGGAAAGGATGGGAAAAGCAAGTACTCGACTCTCAGCCTGTTTGATAAGTATAAAGGAAAGTCAATAGAAGCTATCAGAACTACAG TTATTCCTAGACATGGCTTGCAGAGTCTCGGGAAAGTTGCTGCTGCCCGGCGTATGCCACCTCCTGCCAACTTGCCAAGCTTGAAGTCTGAGAACAAAGGAAACGACCCCAACGTCATTATCGTACCCAAGGACGGTACAGGATGGGCAAACAAGCAGGATCAACCAGACCAAAAGAG TTCCAGTGCGACGGCTGCACAGCCGCAGGAGTCGCTGCCGCAGCAGGGTTTGCAGAAATCTGTCTCCAATTTACAGAAGCCGACACAATCGATCAGTCAGGAG AGTACAATTTCAGCGCCAGGTGGACCAAAGTCATGGGCGCAGCTGAATGGAAAGCCAGCAGGACACGAAGGTG GTTCAAGGGCCTCAAGCCGACTGTTATCCTTCTCTCCCGAGGAATTTCCGACGCTGAAAGCAGCAGGCGAGCAGGACAAGGTTGGCAAAGAAAAGGGCGCCTTAGATCTGTCGTATGGGCCAGGACCAAGCCTCCGCCCCCAGA ATGTCACTAGTTGGAGGGAGGGCGGTGGGAGGAACATTACCTCTGCCACGTCTCTGACCGCCTCCCCTGCTGAGCCGGGCAGCAAGACCTCTAGTACCGGAGATGGAGCCCCCTCCTCAGCGAGTGCCAGCGATCCTAAGGAGCCCTCTCTCCGCCCAGCTCAGCCTGTCCGTAAAGGGGCATCACAGTTCATGGGAAATGTGTACCAGCCACCTACATACCATGACATGCTACCTGCTTTT ATGTGTCCACAACAACCACCTGAGACCCCTGCCTCGCTGGACCGTGGgtctttccctctccctcagcTTCGACTTGAGCCCCGTGTCCCTTTCAGACAATACCAGATGAACGACCAAGACGG GAAAGAGAACAGACTTGGGATGTCTCGTCCAACTCGTCCACTTCGGCAGCAAGCAGAGCGGGCCCCCCGGCCCACCATTATCAATGCAGAAAACCTGAAGGGTCTGGATGACCTTGATAATGATGCAGATGATGGCTGGGCAG GCATTCATGATGAAGTGGACTACTCCGAGAAACTGAAGTTCAGTGaagatgaggaagaggaggaaaatctTAAAGATGGAAGACAGAAATG GAATAGCTGGGACCCCAGAAGGCAGCGGCAGCTGTCCCTGAGCTCCGCAGACAGCGCAGATGTCAAACACCCCCTGGAGGAAGGGAAGAACTGGGCGGATTCAGTGGGCTTGTCCCGGGGTGTCCGCAAAGTGCAGGACCCCCCGCAGCCTCCAAGGAAGCTCAATGGCTGGACCTCTACATCAGAATATCAG AAGCCCCCAGTGGGCAGTGTCCTCAGACAGCAGTCCctggaagagaaagaggagaaggtgcccctgaggcagaagtttaTCCACTCGGAGATCTCTGAGGCTGTGGAGCGAGCCAGGCGGCGACGGGAGGAGGAAGAGCGGCGAGCCAGAGAGGAACGTCTGGCAGCTTGTGCTGCCAAACTCAAGCAACTGGATCAGAAGTGCAAGCTGGCTCAGAAAACAGGAGAGGCCCAGAAACACGTGGAGAATGAAGAGCTGAAAACCCCCACCACGGAAAAGGCCACAGTTCAGGAGAACAGCCACGCCTTCCGAAGAG CAACTCCCGAATTCCATGCCCAGGAAGCCTCTGCTGGTTATCTAGAAGAGGAAACCGCAACCACAACAGCAGCTGCCCaaagcagcagtgaggaggagctCCAAGAAGCCACATCCCCAGCACAAGAATTCAACAAATACCAGAAATCGCTTCCCCCACGGTTCcaaagacagcagcagcaacagcagcag GAGCACCTGTACAAgatgcagcactggcagcagcagcaggtctaTCCTCCACCATCCCATTCGCACCCCCAGCGCACCTTCTATCCACCACACCCTCAGATGCTTGGGTTCGACCCTCGCTGGATGATGATGCCTTCTTACATGGACCCTCGCATGGCTCAGGGCCGCACCCCTGTGGATTTTTATCCTTCAGCCCTTCATCCTTCAG GAATTATGAAGCCCATGATTCAGCAGGACTCCATTGGCGGAAGCATCTGTAGGTCCGAGGAGCAGAATTGTCAGACATCTATGCAGCAGGAAAGGAAAgctccttctctggaccctgccccagtgtggggccaggagagctaTGCTTCTCTGCAGAGCAAGGGATATGCTCTCTCCCATCAGAAACAGGTGGAGAGcgtggctgtggagggactgcATGCCAG AAGCGATAGCTCTTACTCTGCTTCATCTGGAAGGTCAGAGGCTGTGAGCACTCAGCGGGATCTCTttgaggagagaggggaggagtACTTAAACACCTTTGAGAAGAAAGCCCAAGCCGACTTTGACAGCTGCCTGTCATCTCAAAGACTAGGCCAAGATCTTTTGTTTCAGCACCAGGAGAAGGTGCAGGATGCTTGTGTTTCTGGGAGCCGCCATGCAAGCTTGAGGTGTTCACCCCTGGAGTCCGACTTTGTACAAGCTGATAAGAAACCAGAGTATAATGGCTGGGACATCAGCCACCAGCAGAAACCCTCGGAGGCTGCCGCAGAGGCAGATGAAGAGGCTTCCAGGGATGAACACTCATTTAGTGCTGACCCCTGGAAGAAAGAAATGACTACCAGCAAGCCACCTGTGGAAGAGACAACGGAGTGGGCTCCTGAAAACAGAAACTCTAGCACTCAGCACCAAGAGCAGATGGGGCGGACACGGCGATCCGGCCCAATTAAAAAGCCAGTCCTGAAAGCCCTCAAGGTtgaggagaaagagaaggagctGGAGAAGAGTAAGCTGGAAGGAGAAGGTGCCTCATGCCCAGCAAAAGAAAAGGCCCCTGTCCACAAGGTAGAGAACGAGTCAGAAGAGCCAGCAGCCTTGCTAAACTCCACTCACTACCTCCTGGATGACAAAGGTTCTTCCCCAACCGGCATCACCCGAGACACCGAGAAAactcaggaggaagaggaggaggacgaAGAGGAAGAAAAACCTGAAAGAGCATGGGAGAATAAGCTGTCCCGAGAGTCTAATGACCTCCCTCCTACTAAACGAAACAACTGGATCTTTATCGATGAGGAGCAAGCCTTTGGTGGGAGAGGCCAAGGCCGTGGGAGAGGCCGGGGCTTCCGAGAGTTCAGCTTCAGGGGCCGTGGCACTGTGGTTGGCAGCAGGGGCGTCTACAGTAACCCAAGGAGCAGCCGAGGCCGTGGCCTCCGTGAGTTCAACCAGCAGGAAGACTTCCCCAGGGGCAAACCCAGGCGCAGGATCGCCAGCGAGACGCACAGTGAGGGGTCCGAGTACGAGGAGCTGCCCAAACGTCGCCGGCAGAGGGGATCGGAGAACAGCAATGAGGGCTCTGCTCTGGAGAGGGAGGAGAACGACGTGAAAAAGGGAGACTTCAAGGAGTCCTGGCGCTCCAACAAAATCTATTCAGATGATCACAACAGCCTTGACCCGAAGATGAGGGCCCCGAGAGCCTTTGGGAGGTCGCTACCCCCAAGACTGAGCAACTCTGGGTATGGGAGAAGAGGTTTTGCGTCCAAGGAGCCGTGTCAGTGGCAAGGGAGAAGCGGGGGAACTGTGTGGCAGGACTACAACCACAGCGCTCCATCGGACACTTTTGGGGCCAGGCGGCAGCCTGACCGGGACTATCTCCAGGACTCTTACAAGCACTCAGACTCCTTCCCTGGAAGGGGCTTTGAGGAGACTCCTATTGAGGACAAAAGGCACTTTTTCCAGGAAGATTACTCTGCCGACCCAGAGAACATAGAGAACAGGCCGTTCAGGAGGCGGCGGCCGCCACGGCAGGACAAACCCCCCCGCTTCCGGCGTCTCAGGCAGGAGAGAGAATCCGTGGGCCAGTGGAGCCCCGAGGAAGGGGGAACCAacctcctgcccagccagtggCCCGGAAGACCCAAGCTGGCCGCGGCGGAGAAGAACGGCATCTCTGGCCAGAGGTCTCCGGAGCTGTCCTACCAGAACTCATCAGATCATGCCAACGAGGAGTGGGAGACTGCGTCTGAAAGCAGTGACTTTAGTGAGCGGCGGGAGAGGCGTGAAGGGGTGGCCGAGAGTGAAGTGCAGCTGGACGGCggcctggctggcagcaccctgggagagaagagagagctgGCAAAGAGGAGCTTCTCGAGCCAGAGGCCTCTCGTGGACCGGCAGAGCCGTAAGGCGGAGTCCACAGGGTTTGGGGAGCAGTCGATGAGGGCCAGTGGCGGGGCGGCCTCCTGCTACGAGAGCAAAAG GTCCCCGGAAGAAGGTGGGAGTCTCGGCAATGCCAGCAGCGGAAGCAGCCACTCTGTGTACAGCCTGGAACGAGCTTCGCACACCAATTCGGACAGCGCTGAGGGCCCAGGTAAAAAGGTGGAGAAAGAGCCCAAGTCCACGGCCCAGAGAGCAAGTGACAAGGGAGAAGCCATGTCACAGTTCGAATTGAATTATGGAA ATGCCATCATTGACAATCGGGTTTCAAGCACAGCGGAGGAGAACGAAGTGGGTTCTGTGGCAGGCGAAGGCTTCATTGAGGTCCTCACTAAGAAGCAGCGCCGTTTGCTGGAAGAGGAACGCAGGAAGAAAGAACAAGCTGCCCAG GCACCAGCCAAAGGCCGCGTCCTTCAGTCTCGTATCCCTCCTCGATTTGCCAAGAAGCAGAGCAGCATGTGCCTAGAGCAAGGCGACGTAGCCGTGTCTGGAAACAGcctgggcacagaaatctgggaaaGCAATAGCCCAG CTCTCTCAGTTCAGTCACCTGGCAGCGATTCCTGGAGCAAGCCTGTGAATGGGTTTAACGGCACAGAAACCAGCCCCACTGAG GGTTTTAAAGGCAGCCAGGGGGATAGTGGCATTGACTTGAGCGCAGAGTCTCGGGAATCCTCTGCTACCTCCTCTCAGCGCAGTTCTCCGTATGGCACCCTCAAACCAGAGGAGATGAATGGGGCTGGCCTGGTGGACCCAAAGCCCGACTGCCAGAAGGAGCAAGTGCAGAAGCAATCTGATAAAAAG GATTCAGATCAAGGCTcaggacagaacaaggaacacAAGCCCGGACCGATCGGCAACGAACGCTCCCTGAAAAACAGAAAGGGCTCGGAGGGGACGGAACGGCTGGAAGGGAATATCCCTCCTGTTAATGGGGTGGAAATTCACGTGGATTCTGTTCTTCCTGTGCCATCTATTGAATTTGGAGTAAATCCTAAA GACTCTGACTTCAGCCTGCCGCCTGGTTCTTCCTCCGGTACAGCAACTAACCCTGTCGCCAAACTGCACGATGCCTTGGCTAGTAAT GCGGGGTTAACGCAGTCCATTCCCATCCTGCGACGAGATCACCATCTCCCACGGTGCATCGGCCTGAACCCAATGTCCTTCCCCACGGCAGACCTCACTCTGAAG ATGGAGTCTGCCCGCAAAGCCTGGGAGAATTCCCCTAGCTTACCAGAACAGAGCTCTCCAGGAGGTGCTGGCTCGGGCATCCAGCCGCCTTCCAGCGTCGGAGCATCCAGTGGTGTTAGCTACAGCTCGTTTGGGGGCGTTTCCATGCCTCCTATGCCGGTGGCATCTGTAGCACCTTCTGCATCTATTCCAG GTAACCACATCCCACCCCTGTACCTTGACGGTCACGTGTTTGCAAGTCAGCCACGCCTGGTTCCTCAGACGATACCTCAGCAGCAAAGCTACCAACAG gctgctgctgctcagcagatTCCCATTTCCCTTCACACATCCTTACAAGCCCAGGCACAGCTTGGGCTCAGAGGTGGCCTGCCTGTGTCCCAGTCCCAGGAGATCTACAGCTCCATACAGCCCTTCAG GTCTcaggtgtacatgcaccccaGTCTGTCTCAGCCCAATACCATGGTTCTGACGGGAGGTACAGCTCTAAAGCCTCCATACTCCGCCTTCCCAGGCATGCAGCCCTTGGAGATGGTGAAAACACAGTCTGGGTCCCCTTACCAGCCAATGAATGGAAGCCAGACTCTGGTTTATGAAGGCCAGATAAATCAGGCAGCTGGTATGGGAGCTTCGCAGATGATGGACTCCCAGCTTACACAG CTAACGATGCCTATGCCTGGGTCCCAGCTTCCTCTGCCCCGTTACGGTTCTGGCCAGCAGCCACTGATCTTACCACAGTCCATCCAGCTTCCCCAGGGGCAGAATCTGCCTGTCGGAGCACCCCGCAGGATTCTCCCGCCTGGATCCCAGCCTTCTGTTCTTGCAACCAGCAGGGAG TCCTCTCAAATGGAAATGAAAGGGTTTCATTTCACAGATGGCAAACAGAACATGTCCTCCGGAGGATCTGTACCGTCTCCACACACGTACAG GCCTAGCTCTGCCAGCCCTAGTGGGAAGCCATCTGGACCAGCAGTCAGTATGGGCTCCATGCAGGGACACTATGTGCAACAG GCAAAACAGCGAGTGGATGAAAATAAAACCAACCTGGGAGCAGTGAAGCTGCAAGAGGCATCCTCCACCAACCAGATGAAGCCGGTGCGCACGGGAGCCATCAAACCTCAAGCGGTCAAAGTGGAGGAGAGCAAGGCGTAG